One Flammeovirga agarivorans DNA window includes the following coding sequences:
- a CDS encoding TolC family protein — MKKFIFGVILTFLYIVVVAQDNGENTLSMQLTIPQAEEIFLENNLQLIAEKQNIEISKAEIIQAKAWPNPEVGIEIAMYDNQDNIWFRTDTDAQRVVDISQMIETAGKRRKRTNIAKIEAEITEYEFYNTLRELRSELRTELVELHYAQQKADSYLIAIEPVEKLVEVYKEQAEKGNVARAELVRLKALLLDARKGWLDIVQESADIEAHIKMLLNVQPNVSLDIIIPTIQPNDSTPNPELWSTLAQDHRVDFKIENIRLNQSAESLALAKAEAVPDLHIGTMYDRRGAHQSDYWALQIAFDLPVWDRNKGGIQAARIEQEQQQVKLNEAEKQLTIDVYTAAQKLNQVRTLYEQLDPELSSEMKEVMNSVTRSYQSKQLSLLEFIDFFESYRDNLGQWFDTEMSLFNAQENVNYTVGKDIYPIQ; from the coding sequence ATGAAAAAGTTCATTTTTGGAGTAATCTTGACGTTCCTATACATTGTTGTAGTCGCTCAAGATAACGGGGAAAATACATTATCAATGCAATTAACGATTCCTCAGGCAGAGGAAATATTCTTAGAAAACAACCTACAGTTAATTGCTGAAAAACAAAACATCGAAATTTCTAAAGCCGAAATTATTCAGGCTAAAGCATGGCCAAATCCTGAAGTAGGAATTGAAATCGCCATGTATGACAACCAAGACAATATCTGGTTTAGAACTGATACAGATGCTCAAAGGGTTGTTGATATCTCTCAAATGATTGAAACCGCTGGAAAAAGAAGAAAGCGTACCAACATAGCAAAAATAGAAGCCGAAATTACAGAATATGAGTTTTACAATACACTCAGAGAACTTCGTTCGGAATTACGAACAGAGTTAGTAGAGCTTCATTATGCCCAACAAAAAGCAGATAGTTATTTAATCGCTATCGAGCCTGTTGAGAAATTAGTTGAAGTCTACAAAGAACAAGCTGAAAAAGGTAATGTAGCAAGAGCAGAATTAGTTCGATTAAAAGCCTTGTTACTAGATGCCAGAAAAGGGTGGCTAGATATTGTCCAAGAGTCCGCTGATATTGAAGCTCACATTAAAATGTTACTCAATGTTCAGCCAAATGTTTCTTTAGACATTATTATACCAACAATCCAACCGAATGATTCTACACCAAACCCAGAACTTTGGTCGACGTTAGCGCAGGATCATCGAGTAGATTTTAAAATTGAAAATATTCGATTGAATCAATCTGCCGAAAGTCTTGCGTTAGCTAAAGCCGAAGCAGTACCAGACCTTCATATCGGAACAATGTACGACAGAAGGGGTGCTCACCAAAGTGATTATTGGGCTTTACAAATTGCTTTTGATCTTCCTGTATGGGATAGAAATAAAGGTGGCATTCAAGCTGCAAGAATAGAGCAAGAGCAACAACAAGTAAAGCTAAATGAAGCAGAAAAGCAGTTAACTATTGATGTTTATACTGCAGCTCAAAAGTTAAATCAAGTAAGAACATTGTATGAACAATTGGATCCAGAACTTTCTTCAGAAATGAAAGAAGTGATGAATTCTGTAACTAGAAGTTACCAAAGCAAACAATTGAGCTTACTCGAATTTATTGACTTTTTTGAAAGCTACAGAGACAATTTAGGACAATGGTTTGATACTGAAATGTCCTTATTCAATGCCCAAGAGAATGTAAACTACACAGTGGGCAAAGACATCTATCCTATCCAATAA
- a CDS encoding NAD(P)-dependent oxidoreductase — MIKVLIIDKLHESIFSLLEDKGVEVTYMPDIKPSEVADHIKDYNGLILRSKLKVGVDLLDLAPKLRFIARAGAGVDEIDEDYLQRRKITLLNAPEGNMDAVGEHTVAMLLCLMNYLHVGNAEVRKKLWLREENRGHELSTRTVGIIGYGNMGRAFAQRLTGFGCEVLAFDNGKSGYGDEYAQEASLEEIQERADVLSFHIPLNVDNKHLVSQEYLNGFKKPIYLLNLARGEVIPFSTIEWGLDNGKILAAGLDVLENEKLHTLTKEQERIFTKITNDERVLFTPHVGGWSFESYEKISLVLGRKIVNLLKTL, encoded by the coding sequence ATGATAAAAGTTCTTATAATAGATAAACTACATGAGTCTATTTTTTCGCTTCTTGAAGACAAAGGTGTAGAAGTAACATACATGCCAGATATTAAACCTTCTGAGGTCGCAGATCATATTAAGGATTACAATGGCTTAATATTAAGAAGTAAACTTAAAGTAGGTGTCGATTTACTAGATTTAGCACCAAAACTAAGGTTTATTGCTAGAGCGGGTGCTGGCGTAGATGAAATTGACGAAGATTATCTTCAAAGAAGAAAGATTACTCTCCTCAATGCACCTGAGGGTAATATGGATGCTGTAGGTGAACATACAGTCGCGATGTTATTGTGCCTAATGAACTACCTTCATGTGGGTAATGCTGAGGTTCGTAAGAAGCTTTGGCTAAGAGAAGAAAATAGAGGGCATGAGCTTTCTACTAGGACTGTTGGTATTATCGGGTACGGTAATATGGGTAGAGCTTTTGCTCAAAGATTAACTGGTTTTGGATGTGAAGTATTGGCATTTGACAACGGTAAAAGTGGATATGGAGATGAGTATGCCCAAGAAGCAAGTTTAGAAGAAATTCAAGAAAGAGCAGATGTTCTTAGTTTTCATATTCCATTAAATGTTGACAATAAGCATTTGGTCTCTCAAGAGTATTTAAACGGCTTTAAGAAACCTATCTACTTACTCAATTTAGCAAGAGGTGAAGTGATTCCTTTCTCAACTATAGAATGGGGATTAGATAATGGAAAGATCCTTGCTGCTGGACTAGATGTACTTGAAAATGAAAAACTACATACCCTAACAAAAGAGCAAGAACGTATCTTCACAAAAATCACAAACGACGAGAGAGTACTATTTACTCCACATGTTGGGGGATGGTCTTTTGAATCTTATGAAAAAATTAGTCTTGTATTAGGGCGAAAAATAGTGAACTTATTAAAAACACTATAA
- a CDS encoding efflux RND transporter periplasmic adaptor subunit, with amino-acid sequence MKSIYKVIFSIILTTTIGLLIITNHNSTAKDSGGKDKPSSNSLSKSMEKIVTTEAVSLAPLTNKVKLTGTVEALPNKQISIPAIVSGRVTAVYASQGDQVKKGQVLAKIYSSDMAEVKQEWIEAKANVDRETKEFEVAESLFEAGLSSKLEIQQAKSELEAANAQLDKVNQKLKLMGESNNATHIVRAPISGTVTERNITTNMLLREDFEEALFTVVDLSDVWVKINVFESDIKKVKLGANVKAQAMAYPDEVFEGEIKKISKFIDPETKVMSARVAVNNQHGLLMPNMAMNITVTEDKEENVFAVAENAVVFHNNKEFVVKAKNNEYSILPVTVLGENDHKKILVRGDLKAQDFVVSEKALLLFNELIQNQDIANN; translated from the coding sequence ATGAAATCAATATATAAAGTTATTTTCAGTATAATTCTAACTACTACAATCGGTTTACTAATTATCACAAATCACAATTCAACAGCAAAGGACAGTGGAGGTAAAGACAAACCTTCTTCGAATTCTTTATCAAAAAGTATGGAGAAGATTGTTACTACAGAAGCTGTTTCTTTGGCTCCTCTAACTAATAAAGTTAAGTTAACAGGAACTGTTGAAGCTTTACCAAACAAACAAATTAGTATTCCTGCAATTGTATCAGGTAGAGTTACTGCCGTTTATGCTAGCCAAGGGGACCAAGTGAAAAAAGGTCAGGTTTTAGCCAAAATTTATTCTTCTGATATGGCTGAAGTAAAGCAAGAATGGATTGAAGCCAAGGCAAATGTAGATCGTGAAACTAAAGAGTTTGAAGTTGCAGAATCACTATTTGAAGCTGGATTAAGTTCTAAATTAGAAATACAGCAAGCAAAAAGTGAATTAGAAGCCGCTAATGCACAATTAGACAAGGTTAACCAGAAATTAAAATTAATGGGTGAGTCTAATAATGCAACTCATATCGTAAGAGCTCCTATTTCAGGTACTGTCACTGAAAGAAATATTACTACAAATATGCTATTGAGAGAAGACTTCGAAGAGGCATTGTTCACTGTAGTAGATTTAAGTGATGTATGGGTAAAAATCAATGTATTTGAGTCGGACATCAAAAAAGTAAAATTAGGAGCGAATGTAAAAGCACAAGCAATGGCGTATCCTGATGAGGTGTTTGAAGGGGAAATCAAAAAAATAAGTAAGTTTATTGACCCCGAAACTAAAGTCATGTCTGCAAGAGTAGCTGTGAATAATCAACATGGATTATTGATGCCAAATATGGCTATGAATATTACCGTTACGGAAGATAAAGAAGAAAACGTTTTTGCCGTTGCTGAAAATGCTGTCGTTTTTCATAACAATAAAGAGTTTGTAGTAAAAGCAAAAAACAATGAGTACAGTATTTTACCTGTTACCGTTTTAGGTGAAAACGATCATAAAAAAATTCTAGTTAGAGGGGACCTTAAAGCCCAAGATTTTGTTGTATCTGAAAAAGCACTATTGCTTTTCAATGAGTTAATTCAAAACCAAGATATCGCTAATAACTAG
- a CDS encoding efflux RND transporter permease subunit: MRNFVQNIIGFSLRNRFFVFFMTLILIVSGVISYQNTPIEAFPDVTNPRVRIISQWPGRSAEEIEKLVTLPIEVEVNSTPGKTEVRSISLFGLSVVTIAFGDDVDEFKARQLVANRIMNVDLPEGVDSEMEPSSGPTGEIYRYTLKSDKLNVRELKTLQDWTIERKLRAVPGVADIVSFGGEVKIFEVSADPHLMQQYDITSLELFEALERSNVNVGGDVIEKRNQAYVVRGLGLLNNKAEIENVIIERNNNTTVLVKNVAQVKETFAPKLGIVGLNDDPDLVEGIVVMRRGENPSEVIERLKLKIEELNERVLPEGTSIDPFYDRSELIDFTTNTVTKNLAEGIFFVVVFVLLFMADWRTTFIVSIIIPLSLLFALVCMRIKGMSANLLSLGAVDFGIIIDGAVVMVEGLFVILDRKAKSLGMERFNKLSKLGLIKEAGSKLGANLFSSQMITILALVPIFAFQKVEGKMFSPLAFTFGFALLGALIMSLTLVPVLVSVLLNKNVSEKENFFTRFMQKIFYGAFSWAYARKKLTLMISGAVFSIGMFFGSQLGTEFLPQLNEGAIYIRAFMPISVSLTESYDMTQKLREEIRTIPEVRGVLSQTGRPNDGTDPTGFFNIEFHVDLYPQEEWNRDLTKQEIISELEEKLNDYQGVSFNFSQPIMDNVEEAVTGVKGALALKIYGSDLFQLEELAEEAKDIMEGVEGIADLNVIKLIGQPELRIDLNQERLAMYGVATADAQSVIEMAIGGKAATQLYEEERRFDIRIRYKEEYRSDIQEIGNIKVPTLDGGMVQLREIADITTQTGPAFVYRSGGERFVAITFSVRGRDLGGAVAEAKEKVESTLQLDKGMYYSWDGEFKNMERAQNRLKQVVPIVMVLIFLVLLTTFNNVKDASLVMMNVPFALVGGILGLTFFTINFGISAGVGFIALFGICVQNGVLLVSKFKSNIQEGMSLDDAVHQGVKSRIRPVLMTAVTDFVGLLPASMSTGIGSESQKPLAVVIVWGILTATILTLIVFPVIFSVFYKKKSI, encoded by the coding sequence ATGAGAAACTTTGTTCAGAATATAATTGGGTTTTCATTAAGAAATCGATTCTTTGTTTTCTTTATGACCTTGATACTAATTGTCTCAGGAGTAATTAGCTATCAGAATACACCAATAGAAGCCTTTCCAGATGTTACCAATCCAAGGGTAAGAATTATCTCTCAATGGCCAGGTAGAAGTGCCGAAGAAATTGAAAAATTAGTCACCCTGCCTATTGAAGTTGAAGTCAATTCTACTCCAGGAAAAACCGAAGTGAGATCTATTTCATTATTTGGTCTCTCTGTAGTAACTATTGCTTTTGGTGATGATGTAGACGAGTTTAAAGCTAGGCAACTAGTTGCTAATAGAATTATGAATGTGGACTTACCAGAAGGAGTGGATTCAGAAATGGAACCTTCTTCTGGCCCCACAGGCGAAATTTACAGGTATACTTTAAAGTCTGATAAATTAAATGTTCGAGAACTAAAAACATTACAAGATTGGACCATTGAACGGAAACTTCGTGCCGTTCCAGGAGTAGCTGATATTGTCAGTTTTGGTGGTGAAGTAAAGATTTTTGAGGTTTCTGCGGATCCACATCTTATGCAGCAATACGATATTACTTCCTTAGAGCTATTTGAAGCCTTAGAAAGAAGTAATGTAAATGTTGGTGGTGATGTTATCGAAAAAAGAAATCAAGCCTATGTAGTTCGAGGTCTTGGATTACTTAACAATAAAGCTGAAATCGAAAATGTTATCATCGAGAGAAATAACAATACGACTGTACTTGTAAAGAACGTGGCACAAGTAAAAGAAACTTTTGCTCCAAAATTAGGTATTGTTGGACTAAATGATGACCCCGACTTAGTTGAAGGTATTGTGGTCATGCGTAGAGGTGAAAATCCAAGTGAAGTCATCGAACGATTAAAACTAAAAATCGAAGAACTCAACGAAAGAGTTTTACCTGAAGGTACAAGCATTGATCCTTTCTATGACCGTTCAGAGCTTATTGATTTTACTACGAATACTGTTACAAAAAACCTTGCTGAAGGTATCTTCTTCGTCGTTGTTTTTGTGCTTCTATTTATGGCAGATTGGAGAACTACTTTCATTGTCTCCATCATAATTCCATTATCGCTTTTATTTGCTTTGGTATGTATGCGTATCAAAGGTATGTCTGCCAACTTATTATCATTAGGTGCAGTAGATTTTGGTATTATCATTGACGGTGCCGTCGTAATGGTAGAAGGACTCTTTGTGATCTTAGACCGAAAGGCAAAATCTTTAGGGATGGAAAGGTTTAATAAACTTTCTAAACTTGGATTAATTAAGGAAGCTGGATCGAAATTAGGTGCTAATCTTTTCTCTTCTCAGATGATTACGATTCTAGCATTAGTTCCCATCTTCGCTTTCCAAAAAGTAGAAGGTAAAATGTTCTCTCCTCTTGCATTTACATTTGGCTTTGCCTTGTTAGGTGCACTGATAATGTCATTAACGTTAGTACCTGTTTTGGTAAGTGTGTTATTGAATAAAAATGTCTCAGAAAAAGAGAATTTCTTTACCCGCTTCATGCAGAAAATATTCTATGGTGCTTTCTCTTGGGCATATGCTCGTAAGAAATTAACCTTAATGATCTCAGGAGCTGTATTTTCTATCGGCATGTTCTTCGGTTCTCAACTAGGTACAGAGTTTCTTCCTCAATTAAATGAAGGTGCTATCTATATTAGAGCATTTATGCCTATCAGTGTCAGTCTTACTGAGTCTTATGATATGACACAGAAGTTAAGAGAAGAAATACGAACTATACCTGAAGTTAGAGGCGTATTATCTCAGACTGGTAGACCTAATGATGGAACAGACCCAACAGGATTCTTTAATATTGAATTCCATGTCGATTTATATCCTCAAGAAGAATGGAATAGAGATTTAACCAAGCAAGAAATAATTAGTGAGCTAGAAGAAAAATTAAATGACTACCAAGGAGTTTCATTTAACTTCTCACAACCTATTATGGATAATGTTGAGGAAGCCGTTACTGGTGTAAAAGGAGCCCTAGCATTAAAAATCTATGGTAGTGATCTCTTCCAATTAGAAGAATTAGCCGAAGAGGCAAAAGACATTATGGAAGGAGTAGAAGGTATCGCCGACCTTAATGTAATTAAACTCATTGGGCAACCTGAATTACGTATCGATTTAAATCAAGAACGCCTTGCCATGTATGGTGTAGCGACTGCTGATGCCCAATCTGTTATTGAAATGGCTATTGGAGGTAAAGCTGCAACACAATTATATGAAGAAGAAAGAAGATTCGATATCCGTATTAGATATAAAGAAGAATATCGTTCAGACATCCAAGAGATTGGAAATATTAAAGTGCCAACTCTAGATGGCGGAATGGTTCAATTAAGGGAAATTGCTGATATCACTACTCAAACAGGACCTGCTTTTGTTTACAGAAGTGGTGGTGAGAGATTCGTAGCCATTACATTCTCTGTTAGAGGTAGAGACCTTGGCGGTGCAGTAGCCGAAGCAAAAGAAAAAGTAGAAAGTACTCTACAACTAGACAAAGGAATGTACTACTCTTGGGATGGTGAGTTCAAAAATATGGAAAGAGCTCAAAATCGTCTAAAGCAAGTTGTGCCTATTGTTATGGTACTTATTTTCCTTGTCTTATTAACGACTTTCAACAATGTGAAAGATGCCAGTTTAGTCATGATGAATGTACCTTTTGCCTTAGTAGGTGGTATTCTAGGACTAACATTCTTTACTATAAACTTTGGTATCTCAGCAGGAGTAGGATTTATTGCATTATTTGGTATTTGTGTACAAAATGGAGTATTACTTGTCTCCAAATTCAAATCAAATATACAGGAAGGTATGTCCTTAGATGATGCAGTTCACCAAGGTGTAAAATCGAGAATCCGACCAGTGTTAATGACTGCCGTTACTGACTTCGTAGGCTTATTGCCTGCATCGATGTCAACGGGTATTGGTTCTGAATCACAGAAGCCCCTGGCCGTAGTAATTGTATGGGGTATTTTGACAGCCACTATTCTAACACTGATCGTCTTCCCTGTTATTTTCAGTGTATTCTACAAAAAGAAATCAATTTAA
- a CDS encoding glycoside hydrolase family 31 protein yields the protein MIFSSWSMGQRSFKSYQLNGQNLEITTSDGKVVLRPFDRQIIETQFYPNGVDVLPLSEAVIMAPNKVEVSAKDNGTSISFQLEDGIKAEIKKKPFHISYFYNQEKILSESKGYFDADTLKGFKFEIQEDEALYGGGERALDLDRRGHRLPLYNRAHYANEEFAIQMNYGMPLIISSKKYALLYDNAPIGFIDVGERKSNELSFETIGGRSSYVVVAGSDFKDLLYQFTTLTGRQPLPPRWMFGNFSSRFGYHTEEEVLSTIAEFRKQQVPVDAIILDLYWFGPDVKGSMGTLDWYKPNFPHPTQMIDSLKNEGVKTVLITEPFITTTSGKWDEAVEKGVLAKDKFGKTYVYDFFFGETGLVDVFDPKAEDWFWNIYKGLVDQGVTGWWGDLGEPEVHPTEIMHKTGTADELHNVYGHQWAKVIYDGYKKDFPTERPFILMRSGYVGSQRYGMVPWSGDVNRTFGGLTPQSQISMTMGLSGVPYMHSDLGGFVNSDFTQEEVTELYIRWLEYGVFQPVYRPHAQEAIPSEVIFYKGEAHDIVKKYIEYRYKMLPYNYTLAYENAKTGIPLLRPLFMEETDNPELKNISDTYMWGDAYVVAPITKKGQRNRKLYLPKGNNWYHLWTGKPFKGGEWVTVDAPLDQLPVFVKGGSIIPLASKNLQTTEDYHGEEITLQIWRDNSVATTSRTIYDDDGITSGNIENKNFQLIDVLSEVSKKGMTVSLALSGNYSGAPKTREITLEIHNVDHYPKSVGIGKKKQPTENCDMGYDKKNKVLYVTIHWDGTDQKVYIIDGKVKKK from the coding sequence ATGATTTTTTCTTCATGGTCAATGGGGCAAAGGTCATTCAAAAGCTACCAATTAAATGGACAGAACCTAGAAATAACAACTTCTGACGGTAAAGTTGTTTTAAGACCTTTTGATCGTCAAATAATAGAGACACAGTTTTATCCTAATGGTGTGGATGTATTGCCATTATCTGAAGCAGTGATTATGGCTCCGAATAAAGTAGAAGTGTCTGCAAAAGATAATGGAACAAGCATATCTTTTCAATTGGAAGATGGGATAAAGGCAGAAATAAAGAAAAAGCCTTTCCATATAAGTTACTTCTACAACCAAGAAAAAATTCTGTCAGAGTCAAAAGGATATTTTGATGCTGATACTTTAAAAGGATTCAAGTTTGAAATTCAGGAAGATGAAGCTTTGTATGGTGGAGGTGAAAGAGCGTTGGATTTAGATCGAAGAGGACATCGTTTACCATTGTATAACAGAGCACATTATGCCAATGAAGAGTTTGCTATTCAGATGAATTATGGAATGCCTTTAATTATTTCATCAAAGAAATATGCATTACTCTATGACAACGCACCTATTGGATTTATTGATGTTGGTGAAAGAAAAAGTAATGAACTATCGTTCGAAACGATTGGAGGAAGGTCAAGTTATGTTGTTGTGGCAGGCAGTGATTTTAAAGATTTACTCTATCAATTTACAACCTTAACGGGTAGACAACCATTACCACCAAGATGGATGTTTGGCAATTTCTCTTCTCGATTTGGTTATCATACAGAAGAGGAAGTACTATCAACTATTGCGGAGTTTAGAAAACAACAGGTTCCTGTAGATGCAATCATTTTAGATCTTTATTGGTTTGGACCTGATGTAAAAGGTTCAATGGGTACATTAGACTGGTACAAGCCAAACTTTCCCCATCCTACACAAATGATAGATTCTTTAAAGAATGAAGGAGTGAAGACGGTTTTAATAACAGAGCCATTTATTACAACAACTTCAGGAAAATGGGATGAAGCGGTAGAGAAAGGTGTATTAGCAAAAGATAAGTTTGGTAAGACATATGTATATGATTTCTTCTTTGGGGAAACGGGCTTAGTAGATGTCTTTGATCCGAAAGCTGAAGATTGGTTTTGGAATATTTATAAAGGATTAGTCGACCAAGGTGTTACTGGTTGGTGGGGAGATTTGGGAGAGCCAGAAGTTCACCCAACAGAAATAATGCATAAAACCGGCACAGCAGATGAGTTACATAATGTTTATGGTCATCAATGGGCGAAGGTAATTTATGATGGATATAAGAAAGATTTCCCTACAGAAAGACCATTTATCTTAATGCGATCAGGTTATGTTGGATCTCAACGATATGGAATGGTTCCTTGGTCTGGTGACGTGAATAGAACTTTTGGAGGTCTTACTCCACAATCACAAATTAGTATGACCATGGGTTTGAGTGGAGTTCCATATATGCATTCAGATTTAGGTGGATTTGTTAATTCAGATTTTACACAAGAAGAAGTAACAGAGCTTTATATCCGTTGGCTAGAGTATGGAGTATTCCAGCCTGTATATAGACCACATGCGCAAGAAGCAATTCCATCTGAAGTAATTTTTTATAAAGGAGAAGCACATGATATCGTAAAAAAATACATTGAGTATAGATACAAGATGTTGCCTTACAATTATACCTTGGCCTATGAAAATGCTAAAACTGGGATTCCTCTATTAAGGCCATTATTTATGGAAGAAACAGATAACCCAGAATTGAAAAATATCTCTGATACCTACATGTGGGGCGATGCTTATGTAGTAGCTCCAATAACAAAGAAAGGACAAAGAAATAGAAAACTATACCTTCCTAAAGGAAATAACTGGTATCACTTATGGACAGGAAAACCCTTCAAAGGAGGAGAGTGGGTGACAGTTGATGCTCCTTTAGACCAACTACCAGTATTTGTAAAAGGAGGAAGTATTATTCCTTTAGCCTCAAAGAACCTTCAAACTACAGAAGATTACCATGGTGAAGAGATTACCTTACAAATTTGGAGAGATAATTCTGTAGCGACTACCTCAAGAACAATTTATGATGATGATGGTATCACATCTGGAAATATAGAGAATAAAAACTTCCAATTAATTGATGTGTTGTCTGAAGTATCAAAGAAAGGTATGACAGTGTCTTTAGCCTTATCTGGTAATTATAGTGGAGCACCAAAAACTAGAGAGATAACATTAGAAATACACAATGTTGATCATTATCCTAAATCAGTAGGTATTGGTAAGAAAAAGCAACCTACAGAAAATTGTGATATGGGATACGATAAGAAAAACAAAGTATTGTATGTCACCATTCACTGGGACGGAACAGATCAAAAAGTGTATATCATTGATGGTAAAGTGAAAAAGAAATAA
- a CDS encoding DUF1573 domain-containing protein: protein MIKKFLILFLYLAFFTALTSSAQNSLKFNQDSVFLGKLSYAQDTIEHTFPFSVVSASEIKIDTVVSDCACLEAIYPTNSLSSGASGEITVRYLPYKAGPFSKTISIKIVGKSTEQEIKLAGFIRPYKLNAEQMYPYENNGIRWAHKKVSFGILTAQGIASKTVYFYNNTEDTLRFEKPALLPDYLGILIDSSRYTVPPQSEGSFELFIKPEDREEYGYAQDTFSILLTNGDQDIESNCVVSASIHFPESQGDGPKPKMGLSSTYMNLGNVKNDGKKIVTLSVMNTGKVPLKILKVEANHGLELLSIEDEEVQPFETSNINIRYLETARTGKEVRSFTLFTNDPTDPVTIITVKANVVK from the coding sequence ATGATCAAGAAGTTTTTAATTCTCTTTTTGTACTTAGCCTTTTTTACAGCACTAACATCAAGTGCACAAAATTCCCTAAAGTTCAATCAAGACAGTGTTTTTCTAGGTAAGTTATCTTATGCTCAAGATACGATAGAACATACATTTCCTTTTAGTGTAGTAAGTGCCTCCGAAATCAAAATTGATACTGTTGTTTCGGATTGTGCTTGTCTTGAGGCTATTTATCCTACAAATAGTCTGTCATCTGGAGCTTCAGGTGAAATCACTGTGAGGTATTTGCCATATAAAGCAGGCCCTTTTTCAAAAACGATAAGTATAAAAATTGTAGGGAAATCCACTGAACAAGAAATCAAGTTGGCAGGGTTTATCAGGCCTTACAAACTGAATGCTGAACAGATGTACCCGTACGAAAATAATGGGATTAGATGGGCTCATAAGAAAGTGAGTTTTGGTATTCTAACAGCGCAAGGGATTGCATCTAAAACGGTATACTTTTATAATAACACAGAAGACACTTTAAGATTTGAGAAGCCTGCTCTTTTACCAGATTATCTTGGTATTTTAATTGATAGTTCTAGATATACTGTTCCTCCACAATCAGAAGGCTCATTTGAGTTGTTTATCAAACCAGAGGATAGAGAAGAATATGGTTATGCTCAAGATACCTTTTCTATTCTTTTAACCAATGGAGATCAAGATATTGAAAGTAACTGTGTCGTTTCAGCCTCTATTCATTTTCCAGAGTCTCAAGGTGACGGACCTAAACCAAAAATGGGTTTATCTAGTACATATATGAATTTGGGTAATGTGAAAAATGATGGGAAGAAAATTGTGACTCTTTCTGTGATGAACACTGGAAAAGTGCCCCTCAAGATATTAAAAGTAGAAGCGAATCATGGTTTAGAATTACTCAGTATTGAAGACGAAGAAGTACAACCATTTGAAACATCCAATATTAATATTCGATACTTAGAAACAGCAAGAACAGGAAAAGAGGTGAGGTCATTCACTTTGTTTACCAATGATCCAACAGATCCAGTGACGATTATTACGGTTAAAGCGAACGTAGTAAAATAA
- a CDS encoding class I SAM-dependent methyltransferase → MNFQEEFEANRLQWNARVESHVASKMYDVPGFISGDTSLKKVELTELKNLEGKKVLHLQCHFGLDSLSMARMGADVTALDISDTAIEKAEDLNEQLGLNAKFITANLYDIKKHLPAEEQFDLVFVSYGAICWLPDLTAWADIIASYLKKGGEFYMVEMHPYIYTLDWDRFTPEYHYYNKGVYKETVTSSYADDTPMELTEYFWVHSVDEIINSLMKKGLSMTKFREHDYQTYNCFDNMIERAEDEFVFKDVKVNIPYLLEVKFQK, encoded by the coding sequence ATGAACTTCCAAGAAGAATTTGAAGCCAACCGCTTGCAATGGAATGCTAGAGTAGAAAGTCATGTTGCATCAAAAATGTATGATGTACCTGGCTTTATTTCTGGTGATACTTCATTAAAAAAGGTTGAACTAACTGAATTAAAGAACCTAGAAGGTAAAAAAGTCCTTCACCTTCAATGTCATTTTGGCTTGGACTCACTTTCTATGGCTAGAATGGGTGCTGATGTTACAGCATTAGACATCTCAGACACTGCTATTGAAAAAGCTGAAGATTTAAACGAACAGCTAGGGTTAAATGCTAAATTTATCACTGCCAACCTATACGATATTAAAAAACACTTACCAGCTGAAGAACAGTTTGATCTAGTGTTTGTCTCATATGGTGCAATTTGTTGGTTACCAGATCTTACCGCATGGGCAGATATAATTGCTTCATACTTAAAAAAGGGTGGTGAGTTTTATATGGTAGAAATGCATCCATACATCTATACATTAGATTGGGATCGCTTTACACCTGAATATCACTACTACAATAAAGGAGTTTACAAAGAAACAGTGACATCAAGTTATGCTGATGATACTCCTATGGAGTTAACGGAATACTTCTGGGTACATTCTGTAGATGAAATCATCAATTCTTTAATGAAGAAAGGACTCTCCATGACAAAATTTAGAGAGCATGATTACCAAACTTATAATTGCTTTGATAACATGATAGAAAGAGCTGAAGATGAGTTTGTTTTTAAAGATGTTAAAGTCAATATACCTTACTTATTAGAAGTGAAATTTCAAAAATAA